A single Botrytis cinerea B05.10 chromosome 1, complete sequence DNA region contains:
- the Bcnas2 gene encoding Bcnas2: MGLPLNMENLHAPTIPSGPTSGPGAANGIQTNGLTFSQLQAKKDNIEAEIKALSGVLDSHGVDMNTRLLTPDGFPRADLDVAQIRTTRSRIIYLKNDHKALMSVIEKHIHEHFARLAENPNTEEPVVDEVQAGRIVPSFDEPAPLDLPFAKVNSVAAGSPADDAGLKPGDTIRNFGYVNHANHDGLKRVGECVQGNEGREVMVKVSRDSGRQELQLSLTPRRNWGGRGLLGCHILPL; this comes from the exons ATGGGATTGCCTTTAAACATGGAAAATCTACATGCCCCTACGATTCCCTCTGGCCCTACATCTGGGCCAGGAGCTGCAAATGGAATACAAACTAATGGCCTAACATTTTCTCAACTTCAGGCTAAGAAAGACAATATAGAGGCGGAAATCAAAGCTCTGAGTGGTGTTCTCGACTCG CATGGTGTGGACATGAATACAAGGCTTTTGACTCCTGATGGTTTCCCTAGAGCAGATTTAGATGTTGCACAAA TTAGAACTACTAGATCACGGATAATTTATCTTAAAAACGACCACAAAGCTCTCATGAGCGTCATTGAGAAGCACATCCATGAACACTTTGCGAGGCTTGCCGAAAACCCAAACACAGAGGAGCCCGTTGTCGACGAAGTTCAGGCTGGTAGAATCGTACCTTCTTTCGATGAGCCAGCACCTCTAGATCTACCTTTCGCAAAGGTCAATAGCGTTGCAGCGGGAAGCCCTGCGGATGACGCTGGTCTAAAACCTGGTGACACAATCAGAAATTTTGGTTATGTCAATCATGCGAACCACGATGGCTTGAAAAGGGTGGGAGAGTGTGTACAAGGAAATGAGGGC CGCGAGGTTATGGTAAAGGTTTCGAGAGATTCGGGACGCCAAGAGCTGCAATTAAGTTTGACACCACGAAGAAATTGGGGAGGCAGAGGACTTTTGGGTTGTCACATTCTGCCATTGTAA